A genomic segment from Xiphophorus maculatus strain JP 163 A chromosome 6, X_maculatus-5.0-male, whole genome shotgun sequence encodes:
- the LOC102234673 gene encoding MICOS complex subunit MIC26-like — MRRQSVLSLGGLRSQCIWPSGIMLKVTGRVMPGASSFLPFTVFAADDADKGEKEETSSVNLDELSLYTAPPPPQTLRHEESEAGQLEEKVATVRKLAEPYATWCQSTYTKIKPKVQKVVQLGNDTYVYLQNPPKDFYPRAGVIGLAGVAGLFLARGSRIKKVLYPTGFMTLGASLYYPEQAAAIAKSTGDSAYDTAVQSYAAVEKILKSQIKDKKSDEK, encoded by the coding sequence atgCGGCGCCAGTCAGTCTTGTCCCTCGGCGGTCTCCGTAGCCAGTGCATATGGCCCTCAGGAATCATGTTGAAGGTGACAGGTAGAGTCATGCCGGGAGCCTCGAGTTTCCTGCCTTTCACCGTTTTTGCGGCTGATGATGCCGAcaagggagaaaaagaagagacatCCTCGGTAAACCTGGACGAGCTGTCGCTCTACACagcccctcctcctcctcaaacTCTCCGGCATGAGGAGTCTGAAGCGGGTCAACTGGAGGAGAAAGTCGCCACCGTCAGGAAGTTAGCTGAGCCGTACGCTACTTGGTGCCAGTCAACTTACACAAAAATTAAACCCAAAGTTCAGAAGGTCGTCCAGTTGGGAAACGACACGTACGTCTATCTACAGAACCCTCCTAAAGACTTCTATCCCCGGGCAGGAGTCATCGGTTTAGCCGGAGTCGCCGGGCTTTTTCTGGCCAGAGGATCCAGGATTAAGAAGGTCCTCTACCCAACGGGCTTTATGACCCTGGGCGCTTCCCTTTACTACCCGGAGCAGGCGGCGGCCATCGCCAAGTCTACCGGAGATTCCGCGTACGACACCGCGGTCCAGAGCTACGCTGCTGTGGAGAAGATCCTGAAGTCTCAAATCAAAGATAAAAAGAGTGACGAGAAGTAA
- the eif3f gene encoding eukaryotic translation initiation factor 3 subunit F has protein sequence MSVFGPVVKIHPVVLASICDSYERRNEGASRVIGTILGIIDKHSIEVTNCFSVPHNESEDEVAVDMEFAKNMYELHKRVSPTEVIIGWYATGFDITEHSVLIHEYYSREATNPIHLTVDTALQSGKMNIRAYVSAQMGVPGKTVGVMFTPLTVKYIYYDTERIGVDLLQRTRVTPSRTKGLTSDLSQVGSAASRVQDMLTTVLAYIEDVLSGKVTADNSVGRFLMDLVNKVPTITAEDFENMLNSNINDLLMVTYLSNLTQAQIALNEKLVLL, from the exons ATGTCGGTGTTCGGGCCAGTGGTGAAAATCCATCCCGTCGTTCTCGCCTCAATCTGCGACTCTTACGAGCGAAGGAATGAGGGGGCGAGCCGGGTCATCGGAACCATTTTGG GCATCATTGATAAACACTCTATAGAGGTGACCAACTGCTTCTCCGTCCCTCACAACGAGTCTGAGGATGAG GTTGCTGTGGACATGGAATTCGCCAAGAACATGTATGAACTTCACAAGAGGGTGTCGCCCACAGAAGTCATCATCGGATG GTATGCCACAGGCTTTGATATCACTGAACACTCCGTGCTCATCCACGAGTACTACAGCCGCGAAGCCACCAACCCCATCCACCTGACTGTGGACACGGCGCTGCAGAGCGGCAAAATGAACATCCGCGCCTACGTCAG TGCCCAGATGGGTGTGCCAGGAAAGACGGTTGGTGTTATGTTCACCCCGCTGACTGTCAAATACATCTACTATGACACTGAAAGGATAGGCG TGGATCTCCTGCAGAGAACTCGTGTGACTCCCAGCCGCACCAAggggctgacctctgacctgtccCAGGTGGGGAGCGCTGCGTCCAGGGTACAGGACATGCTGACCACTGTGTTGGCATACATCGAGGATGTGCTG tctGGAAAGGTGACGGCTGATAACAGCGTGGGTCGTTTCCTCATGGATCTGGTCAACAAAGTGCCGACCATCACAGCCGAGGACTTTGAGAACATGCTCAATTCCAACATCAAC GACCTGTTGATGGTGACCTACCTGTCTAACCTGACCCAAGCACAGATTGCTCTGAATGAGAAGCTGGTGCTTCTCTGA